The Corynebacterium comes genome window below encodes:
- a CDS encoding glutaminase, producing MKPPIPDYLTDILDHVRGEEGGDVAGYIRELRDADPDLLALALCTTSGHVYAAGDADVEFTMQSISKPFVYALALQELGPDAVNGVVGMEPSGEAFNELSLDQNDNRPVNPMINAGAIAVNQLINGEDSSVEDRLEKIRALFSRLAGRELQVDHGLCASEMATADRNLSIAHMLRNHDIIHDEAHDAVLSYTGQCSILVTTRDLSVMSATLAGGGVQPVTGERILTPEVCRLTLAVMSSAGMYDGAGRWMAGVGIPAKSGVAGGLIGTLPGQLGIATFSPRLDSQGNSVRGVRIFERLSRDMGLHLMSADHHSVPGVRSITREGDSTIIRLQGTINFTAAENILHELGDHSLGGKELILDVSRVTSFNLMGRRMVKEGLRRLREKGFACAIHDPEGVLTDLEFSDGTYADTVAVLP from the coding sequence ATGAAGCCACCCATCCCCGACTATCTCACCGACATCCTCGATCACGTGCGCGGCGAAGAAGGTGGCGACGTCGCCGGCTACATCCGGGAGCTTCGCGACGCCGATCCGGACCTCCTCGCCCTGGCACTGTGCACCACCAGCGGTCACGTCTACGCCGCCGGGGACGCGGACGTGGAGTTCACGATGCAGTCGATCTCCAAGCCCTTCGTCTACGCGCTGGCACTCCAGGAACTCGGCCCGGACGCGGTCAACGGGGTCGTCGGAATGGAACCCTCCGGCGAGGCCTTCAACGAGCTCTCCCTCGACCAGAACGACAACCGTCCCGTCAACCCCATGATCAACGCCGGGGCGATCGCAGTCAACCAGCTCATCAACGGCGAGGACTCGAGCGTGGAGGACCGTCTGGAGAAGATCCGGGCCCTCTTCTCCCGCCTGGCAGGCCGTGAACTCCAGGTCGATCACGGTCTCTGCGCATCCGAGATGGCCACCGCCGACCGCAACCTCTCCATCGCCCACATGCTCCGTAACCACGACATCATCCACGACGAGGCGCACGATGCCGTCCTCAGCTACACCGGGCAATGCTCGATCCTGGTCACCACCCGCGACCTGTCGGTCATGTCCGCCACGCTCGCCGGCGGCGGCGTCCAACCCGTCACAGGGGAGAGGATCCTCACGCCCGAGGTCTGTCGACTCACCCTCGCGGTGATGAGCTCCGCCGGCATGTACGACGGCGCGGGCCGCTGGATGGCGGGCGTGGGGATCCCCGCGAAGTCCGGGGTCGCGGGCGGACTCATCGGCACCCTGCCCGGACAGCTGGGCATCGCCACGTTCTCCCCGCGCCTGGATTCCCAGGGCAACTCCGTCCGCGGGGTCAGGATCTTCGAGCGGCTGTCCCGGGACATGGGCCTGCATCTCATGTCGGCCGACCACCACTCCGTGCCCGGGGTGCGTTCCATCACCCGCGAGGGTGACTCCACGATCATTCGCCTCCAGGGCACCATCAACTTCACCGCGGCCGAGAACATCCTCCACGAACTGGGTGACCACAGCCTGGGTGGAAAGGAGCTGATTCTCGACGTCTCCCGGGTGACCTCCTTCAACCTCATGGGACGCCGCATGGTCAAGGAAGGACTGCGTCGGCTCCGGGAAAAGGGCTTCGCCTGTGCCATCCACGACCCGGAGGGAGTCCTCACTGACCTGGAGTTCTCCGACGGAACCTACGCGGACACGGTGGCCGTGCTCCCTTGA
- a CDS encoding LacI family DNA-binding transcriptional regulator: MAEGSDRGATIYDIARLAGVSPSTVSRTFSRPDRVSFRTAEKVRGAAQELGYRLDVETIGSASAKGQARNLGLVVADITNPFFQEVFRGAEHAARLEGMLLTVTDTQGSVPRAKTAVELLMPTVDGLLLASTRLANGDIQKIARTIPTVCINRPVPGVPSVLVNNYEGAIRAVEHLESQGVRSITYLAGPTESWADASRWRGLLDAADPEAVTASREPVPFTRGVLLPPETAARLSRVTMRQQRVAQPTTVGGRRAFELWRENPTDAVICFNDLVAIGFLDQAHRAGMDVPRDVAVVGCDNTEITSLVHPGLTTIAGPLRSLGRVAAANLMAVIRGVKGPSAKPRVLPTRLIVRGSSLRTRE, from the coding sequence ATGGCAGAAGGCTCTGACAGGGGCGCGACCATCTACGACATCGCCCGGCTGGCGGGGGTGTCGCCGTCGACGGTGTCGCGGACGTTCTCGCGCCCGGACCGGGTGAGTTTCCGCACGGCCGAGAAGGTGCGGGGTGCCGCGCAGGAGCTGGGTTACCGCCTGGATGTGGAGACCATCGGTTCGGCGTCGGCGAAGGGGCAGGCCCGGAACCTGGGCCTGGTGGTCGCCGACATCACCAACCCCTTCTTCCAGGAGGTCTTCCGCGGGGCGGAACACGCCGCACGCCTGGAGGGGATGCTGCTGACCGTGACCGACACCCAGGGCTCCGTGCCCCGGGCGAAGACGGCGGTGGAGCTCCTCATGCCGACCGTGGACGGACTCCTGCTCGCGTCCACCCGCCTGGCCAACGGCGACATCCAGAAGATCGCGCGCACAATACCCACGGTGTGCATCAACCGGCCGGTCCCGGGGGTACCGAGCGTGCTGGTGAACAATTACGAAGGCGCGATCAGGGCCGTCGAACACCTGGAGAGCCAGGGCGTGCGCTCCATCACCTACCTGGCGGGGCCCACCGAGTCGTGGGCCGACGCCTCCCGCTGGCGGGGGCTTCTCGACGCCGCCGATCCCGAGGCCGTCACCGCCAGCCGGGAACCCGTCCCCTTCACCCGCGGCGTCCTGCTGCCCCCGGAGACCGCCGCCCGCCTGTCACGGGTGACGATGCGCCAGCAGCGTGTCGCCCAACCGACCACAGTGGGCGGACGTCGTGCCTTCGAGTTGTGGCGGGAGAACCCGACCGACGCCGTCATCTGCTTCAACGATCTGGTGGCCATCGGTTTCCTCGACCAGGCTCACCGCGCGGGCATGGACGTGCCCCGCGACGTGGCGGTGGTCGGTTGCGACAATACCGAGATCACCTCGCTGGTCCACCCCGGTCTGACGACGATCGCCGGTCCCCTCCGGTCGCTGGGACGGGTGGCGGCCGCGAACCTCATGGCCGTCATCCGCGGGGTGAAGGGGCCTTCGGCGAAGCCCCGGGTGCTGCCCACGAGACTCATCGTCCGCGGATCGAGCCTGCGCACCCGGGAGTAA
- the uxaC gene encoding glucuronate isomerase, producing MSTSHAAHPDRLLPVDPGTRSIARRLLAHVEDLPVISPHGHLDPAMFVHDEPFADPTTLLITPDHYVTRVLHSAGVDLADLGVGGSDADKQAAWRIFVHHWPMFAGTASGYWLEQEFEHVFDINPDRLATDDADELYAELSEVIARPDFRPRALAEAFGLEVLATTDDPLDDLAHHRTLAEDPEFSPRVLPTFRPDAYTKMYNVGFAENVEKLIDTAGDGQTGYGGYLQALRNRRRYFIDHGATSADHGTHNADAHPLDDAEAQRILDKGRAGTATRAEALAFEANMTYRFAEMSRDDHLVMTLHPGVHRNHSASAFKRFGADTGHDIPFSLDYTTGLQPLLSDFGENPDFHFVLFTMDETVFSRELAPLAGYYPSVYLGAPWWFIDEIDAMNRYRSATTGAAGFSRYSGFIDDTRAYCSIPARHNTSRRVDAAYLARLVGEHRLSEDRAAEIIVDLIDSSPRRVFKL from the coding sequence ATGAGTACCTCACACGCTGCGCACCCCGACCGGCTGCTGCCGGTGGATCCCGGTACCCGGTCCATAGCCCGTCGGCTGCTGGCCCACGTCGAGGATCTTCCGGTCATCTCCCCGCACGGTCACCTGGACCCTGCCATGTTCGTCCACGACGAACCCTTCGCCGACCCGACCACCCTGCTGATCACCCCGGACCACTACGTCACCCGCGTCCTGCACTCCGCGGGCGTCGATCTGGCCGACCTCGGCGTCGGCGGGTCCGACGCCGACAAGCAGGCGGCCTGGCGGATCTTCGTCCACCACTGGCCCATGTTCGCGGGCACCGCCTCCGGTTACTGGCTGGAGCAGGAGTTCGAGCACGTCTTCGACATCAACCCCGACCGTCTGGCCACCGACGACGCGGACGAGCTCTACGCGGAGCTGTCCGAAGTCATCGCCCGCCCGGATTTCCGCCCCCGGGCCCTCGCGGAGGCCTTCGGCCTGGAGGTGCTGGCCACCACCGACGACCCGTTGGACGATCTCGCGCACCACAGGACCCTCGCCGAGGACCCCGAGTTCAGCCCGCGTGTGCTGCCCACGTTCCGGCCTGACGCCTACACCAAGATGTACAACGTGGGGTTCGCGGAGAACGTCGAGAAGCTCATCGACACCGCCGGCGACGGGCAGACCGGCTACGGCGGTTACCTGCAGGCGCTGCGCAACCGTCGCCGGTACTTCATCGACCATGGCGCGACCAGCGCCGACCACGGTACCCACAACGCAGACGCCCACCCGCTGGATGACGCGGAGGCGCAGCGCATCCTAGACAAGGGTCGCGCCGGCACCGCCACCCGCGCGGAGGCCCTGGCCTTCGAGGCGAACATGACCTACCGCTTCGCGGAGATGAGCCGGGACGACCACCTCGTCATGACGCTCCACCCGGGTGTGCACCGCAATCACTCGGCCTCCGCCTTCAAGCGTTTCGGCGCCGACACGGGCCACGACATCCCCTTCAGCCTGGACTACACCACCGGCCTGCAGCCCCTGCTCAGCGACTTCGGCGAGAACCCCGACTTCCACTTTGTCCTGTTCACCATGGATGAGACGGTCTTCTCCCGCGAGCTCGCCCCGCTGGCCGGCTATTACCCCAGCGTCTACCTGGGTGCGCCCTGGTGGTTCATCGACGAAATCGACGCCATGAATCGCTACCGCTCCGCCACGACCGGCGCCGCCGGCTTCTCCCGCTACTCCGGCTTCATCGACGACACCCGCGCCTACTGCTCCATCCCGGCGCGCCACAACACCTCCCGGCGCGTCGACGCCGCCTACCTCGCCCGCCTCGTCGGCGAGCACCGCCTCTCCGAGGACCGGGCCGCCGAGATCATCGTCGATCTCATCGACTCCTCTCCCCGAAGGGTGTTCAAGCTGTGA
- a CDS encoding mannitol dehydrogenase family protein, which translates to MTALNRTTVHAPAAPVRLVHVGLGAFHRAHQVFYTQKAEADPANPQWGYASFSGQTAGITPDLTAQDGLYTLVTRSGEGDSPELMTALVEARPASDIGRFVELLADPQVAVVTLTVTEAGYHLREDLTLNEESPDIIADLAALRAGEPTPLKSAAGRIVAGLRARRDAQAGGLAVMSCDNIAANGDTTRAAVLGFATALDPDLAGWIADNVTFPSTSIDRITPATTEELVADVARQTGYEDAVPVVTEPFSSWVIQGEFPAGRPAWENAGVEFVADIDPFERRKLWLLNGAHSLLAYAGQLKGYETVDEAIGDMEIRDRVEHLWEDAAEYLKTPGLGISDYKKELVKRFQNPRIRHSLAQIGIDGGTKQRMRAVPILKAQRADNAMGHGAAYSIAAWIAYLLETDTIADTRAEVLDRARRSEDPVAALLAALDEELAADTYALALIRTFVSALTH; encoded by the coding sequence GTGACCGCTCTCAACCGCACCACCGTCCATGCCCCCGCCGCACCCGTCCGACTCGTCCACGTGGGTCTCGGCGCCTTCCATCGGGCCCACCAGGTGTTCTACACCCAGAAAGCGGAGGCTGATCCGGCGAACCCGCAGTGGGGTTACGCCTCCTTCTCGGGCCAGACCGCCGGCATCACGCCGGACCTGACCGCGCAGGACGGGCTGTACACCCTGGTCACCCGCTCCGGGGAGGGTGACTCCCCCGAATTGATGACCGCGCTCGTCGAGGCCCGTCCCGCCAGTGACATCGGGCGTTTCGTGGAGCTGCTCGCAGACCCGCAGGTCGCGGTGGTCACCCTCACCGTCACCGAGGCCGGCTACCACCTGAGGGAGGACCTCACCCTCAACGAGGAGTCGCCCGACATCATCGCCGATCTGGCCGCCCTGCGCGCCGGAGAGCCGACCCCGCTGAAGTCCGCGGCCGGACGGATCGTGGCGGGGCTGAGGGCGCGTCGAGACGCACAGGCCGGCGGCCTGGCTGTCATGAGCTGCGACAACATCGCCGCCAACGGTGACACCACGCGCGCCGCGGTCCTCGGCTTCGCCACCGCGCTCGATCCGGATCTCGCCGGCTGGATCGCCGACAACGTCACCTTCCCCTCGACCTCCATCGACCGCATCACCCCGGCCACCACGGAGGAACTCGTGGCCGACGTGGCCCGCCAGACCGGCTATGAGGACGCCGTCCCGGTGGTCACCGAGCCCTTCAGTTCGTGGGTCATCCAGGGTGAGTTCCCTGCGGGCCGTCCTGCGTGGGAGAACGCCGGCGTGGAATTCGTCGCGGACATCGACCCCTTCGAGCGTCGCAAGCTGTGGCTGCTCAACGGCGCGCACTCGCTCCTGGCCTATGCCGGGCAGCTCAAGGGATACGAGACGGTCGACGAGGCGATCGGGGACATGGAGATCCGCGATCGCGTCGAACATCTGTGGGAGGACGCCGCCGAGTACCTCAAGACGCCCGGGCTGGGGATCTCCGACTACAAGAAGGAGCTGGTCAAGCGTTTCCAGAACCCGCGCATCCGCCACAGCCTCGCCCAGATCGGCATCGACGGCGGCACCAAGCAGCGCATGCGTGCCGTGCCCATCCTCAAGGCCCAGCGCGCCGACAACGCCATGGGACACGGTGCGGCGTACTCCATCGCCGCGTGGATCGCCTACCTGCTGGAAACCGACACCATCGCCGACACCCGTGCCGAGGTGCTCGACCGTGCGCGTCGCTCCGAGGATCCCGTCGCCGCACTCCTCGCCGCTCTCGACGAGGAGCTGGCGGCCGACACGTACGCGCTGGCACTCATCCGCACCTTCGTCTCTGCACTGACCCACTAG
- the uidA gene encoding beta-glucuronidase, with protein sequence MLPAIESATREIRCLDGMWRFAVDWDNTGIDDRLYADSLPGNREVAVPGSVNDLFADEDIRNHVGHWFYQRDVRVPRGWDGERIILRFGSATHHAVVFVDDVEVGRNKGGYMPFEFDITDRVAPGGTFRLTVAVDNRLDNTCIPPGEVRELPDGRRQQNYLHDFYNYSGLHRSVLLYSRPARHVTDVTITTDYTGTTGHVTWEVAQSEEGPVRIAVVDKQTGEVVARAGGTRGTVDIEDVTLWTPGVGGLYDLVVALLDDADGPVDIFTQHFGVRTVRVDGYRFLINDTPFYFTGFGMHEDHETIGKAHSNAHMVQDAELLSWIGANSMRTSHYPYSEEFMDYCDRHGIVVIDETPAVGLNWMMAGGILDSGGGETYEEGHVDDDTQATHKEEIRRLVARDKNRPSVVIWSIANEPDTTSPKSVDYFRPLVELTRECDPTRPVGFVNVMFAPYDVCRITGMFDVIMLNRYYGWYVDSGDLETSERKFAEELKGWTEKYRLPIIITEYGADTVAGLHSIYDQPFTEDYQVAYLKMNSKVFDECEAVVGEQMWNFADFQTKYGFARVDGNKKGAFTRDRRPKAAARYLRERWTSMEAARYGRRDHRAR encoded by the coding sequence ATGCTGCCTGCCATCGAATCCGCCACCCGAGAAATACGTTGCCTGGACGGCATGTGGCGTTTCGCCGTCGACTGGGACAACACCGGCATCGATGACCGCCTCTACGCGGACTCTCTGCCCGGCAACCGCGAGGTCGCGGTGCCCGGCTCCGTCAACGACCTCTTCGCGGACGAGGACATCCGCAACCACGTCGGCCACTGGTTCTACCAACGCGACGTGCGTGTGCCCCGCGGCTGGGACGGCGAGCGCATCATCCTGCGTTTCGGTTCCGCCACGCACCATGCCGTCGTCTTCGTCGATGACGTCGAGGTGGGCCGGAACAAGGGCGGCTACATGCCCTTCGAGTTCGACATCACCGACCGGGTCGCCCCTGGCGGCACCTTCCGCCTCACCGTCGCCGTGGACAACCGCCTCGACAACACCTGCATCCCGCCCGGCGAGGTCCGGGAGCTTCCCGACGGCCGCCGTCAGCAGAACTACCTGCACGACTTCTACAACTACTCCGGGCTGCACCGCTCCGTGCTGCTGTATTCCCGCCCGGCGCGCCACGTCACAGACGTCACCATCACCACCGACTACACCGGCACCACCGGACACGTCACCTGGGAGGTGGCGCAGTCGGAGGAGGGACCGGTGCGGATCGCGGTCGTGGACAAGCAGACCGGCGAGGTCGTCGCCCGCGCCGGCGGCACCCGGGGGACCGTGGACATCGAGGACGTCACCCTGTGGACCCCCGGCGTCGGCGGTCTCTACGACCTGGTCGTGGCGCTCCTCGACGACGCCGACGGGCCCGTCGACATCTTCACCCAGCATTTCGGGGTGCGCACCGTGCGTGTCGACGGCTACCGGTTCCTCATCAACGACACACCCTTCTACTTCACCGGCTTCGGCATGCACGAGGACCACGAGACCATCGGCAAGGCCCACTCGAACGCCCACATGGTCCAGGACGCCGAGCTGCTCAGCTGGATCGGGGCGAACTCCATGCGCACCTCGCACTACCCGTACTCCGAGGAGTTCATGGACTACTGCGACCGGCACGGCATCGTCGTCATCGACGAAACCCCGGCGGTCGGCCTCAACTGGATGATGGCCGGCGGCATCCTCGACTCGGGCGGCGGGGAAACCTACGAGGAGGGCCACGTCGACGACGACACCCAGGCCACCCACAAGGAGGAGATCCGGCGGCTGGTCGCCCGTGACAAGAACCGCCCCTCCGTGGTCATCTGGTCCATCGCCAATGAGCCGGACACCACCAGCCCGAAGTCCGTCGACTACTTCCGCCCCCTCGTGGAGTTGACCCGCGAGTGCGACCCCACCCGTCCCGTCGGCTTCGTCAACGTCATGTTCGCCCCCTACGACGTCTGCCGGATCACCGGCATGTTCGACGTCATCATGCTCAACCGCTACTACGGCTGGTACGTCGACTCCGGCGACCTGGAGACCTCGGAGCGGAAGTTCGCCGAGGAGCTCAAGGGCTGGACGGAGAAGTACCGGCTGCCGATCATCATCACCGAATACGGCGCCGACACCGTCGCCGGGCTGCACTCCATCTACGACCAGCCCTTCACCGAGGACTACCAGGTCGCCTACCTGAAGATGAACTCCAAGGTCTTCGACGAGTGCGAGGCGGTCGTCGGCGAGCAGATGTGGAACTTCGCCGACTTCCAGACCAAGTACGGCTTCGCGCGCGTGGACGGCAACAAGAAGGGCGCCTTCACCCGCGATCGCCGACCGAAGGCCGCCGCCCGTTACCTGCGCGAGCGCTGGACCTCGATGGAGGCCGCCCGCTACGGACGGCGCGACCACCGGGCCCGTTAA
- a CDS encoding cytidylate kinase family protein: MTTSTKAPPNAPTTGKLPGHRVFTYALGDVANNLSFMMTSMFLTMYMTEIAGLSAGVAGAIYGITKVWAGVADLIAGQSVDRANTRWGRLRPWILFGSTPLAVVFVLLFSTPAGMSGAATVAWIFLFDAAFQLAYSFVNIPYGSLSAAMTQDPVDRSRLSGARSIASATTGVLLSAVVAPQFQDTTADNVRLKFTITCLILGAVAVALYMICFANAREVVPRSPGKISFRATFAMLRQNRPLLILSLGAFFLLAALFTMNAVGLYYARYVLGNAAWFTYLMLANTVGTISIATLVPTLTVRMGKRNGYLACAVVAVLGYVLIFFIPSGNLAIAIVAWLLLGIGTGGTNALMFSMQADTVDYGEWKAGIRSEGGSYSILSFIRKVGQGVGGWLGLAVMGAMGYVAMSPEQTDQALQGIRISAGLIPAVLAILALLVIIAYPLDAKLHSQVVSDLNERRTQNSVAETKDVDVDRVRVEAIGDGRNTLLRRAGDVNPPILTVFGQRGSGASDIAPMLAKELNVPYIGQKFSSEELAQVNPSDLISDSGFDRWLRTVSYSGSQNTDLAAATEISANRRMAAENTRYVIAAVDQGGVVLGRNGALVLGKVVGAMHVRLIAPLGKRIERVMDKTGLSPSEAAEQCRAEDRIRAEMSQALYRWDPNGDESYDLVINTGSMTYPQVVELIVDMYQRKYPEHRSLPGHRFQETPGDDATN; encoded by the coding sequence GTGACCACCTCAACCAAGGCGCCCCCGAACGCTCCCACCACCGGCAAACTGCCGGGCCACCGGGTGTTCACCTACGCCCTCGGCGACGTCGCCAACAACCTGTCGTTCATGATGACGTCGATGTTCCTGACGATGTACATGACGGAGATCGCCGGCCTGTCCGCCGGCGTCGCCGGCGCCATCTACGGCATCACCAAGGTCTGGGCCGGTGTCGCCGACCTCATCGCCGGCCAGAGCGTCGACCGCGCCAACACCCGCTGGGGTCGGCTCCGCCCCTGGATCCTCTTCGGGTCCACTCCGCTGGCTGTCGTCTTCGTCCTGTTGTTCAGCACCCCGGCGGGGATGTCCGGTGCGGCGACCGTCGCCTGGATCTTCCTTTTCGACGCCGCCTTCCAGCTCGCCTACTCCTTCGTCAACATCCCCTACGGCTCGCTCTCCGCAGCCATGACCCAGGATCCGGTCGATCGTTCCCGGCTCTCCGGCGCCCGTTCCATCGCGTCCGCCACCACCGGCGTCCTGCTGTCGGCGGTCGTCGCCCCCCAGTTCCAGGACACGACCGCAGACAACGTGCGGTTGAAGTTCACGATCACGTGTCTCATCCTCGGCGCTGTCGCCGTGGCCCTCTACATGATCTGCTTCGCCAACGCCCGGGAGGTCGTGCCGCGTTCCCCGGGCAAGATCTCCTTCAGGGCGACCTTCGCCATGCTGCGGCAGAACCGCCCGCTGCTCATCCTGAGCCTGGGTGCGTTCTTCCTCCTCGCCGCCCTGTTCACCATGAACGCCGTGGGTCTGTACTACGCCCGCTACGTGCTCGGCAACGCCGCCTGGTTCACCTATCTCATGCTGGCGAACACCGTCGGCACGATCTCGATTGCGACGCTGGTGCCCACCCTCACCGTCCGCATGGGCAAGCGCAACGGCTACCTCGCCTGCGCGGTCGTCGCCGTGCTCGGTTATGTCCTGATCTTCTTCATCCCGTCCGGAAATCTGGCCATCGCCATCGTCGCGTGGCTCCTGCTGGGCATCGGCACCGGCGGCACCAACGCGCTGATGTTCTCCATGCAGGCGGACACCGTCGACTACGGGGAATGGAAGGCCGGCATCCGCTCCGAGGGCGGCTCCTATTCCATCCTCTCGTTCATCCGCAAGGTCGGCCAGGGCGTCGGCGGCTGGCTGGGACTAGCGGTCATGGGCGCCATGGGCTACGTCGCCATGTCACCCGAGCAGACTGATCAGGCGCTGCAGGGCATCCGGATTTCCGCCGGTCTCATCCCGGCGGTCCTCGCGATCCTGGCACTGCTCGTCATCATCGCCTACCCCCTCGACGCGAAGCTGCACTCACAGGTCGTCTCCGACCTCAACGAGCGTCGCACCCAGAACTCCGTCGCCGAGACCAAGGACGTCGACGTCGACCGGGTCCGCGTCGAGGCCATCGGCGACGGCCGCAACACCCTGCTGCGTCGCGCAGGCGACGTGAACCCACCGATCCTCACCGTGTTCGGTCAGCGGGGTTCCGGAGCCAGCGACATCGCCCCGATGCTGGCGAAGGAACTCAACGTGCCCTACATCGGCCAGAAGTTCAGCTCCGAGGAACTGGCCCAGGTGAATCCCTCCGACCTCATCAGCGACTCGGGCTTCGACCGCTGGCTGCGCACCGTGTCCTACAGCGGTTCGCAGAACACCGACCTGGCCGCCGCAACCGAGATCTCCGCGAACCGGAGGATGGCTGCGGAGAACACCCGGTACGTCATCGCGGCCGTCGACCAGGGCGGCGTGGTGCTGGGCCGCAACGGCGCCCTGGTGCTGGGCAAGGTGGTGGGTGCGATGCACGTCCGCCTCATCGCCCCGCTGGGCAAGCGCATCGAACGCGTGATGGACAAGACCGGGCTGTCGCCCTCCGAAGCGGCTGAGCAGTGCCGTGCGGAGGACCGCATCCGGGCCGAGATGTCGCAGGCGCTCTACCGCTGGGACCCCAACGGCGACGAGTCCTACGACCTGGTCATCAACACCGGCTCTATGACATACCCCCAGGTCGTGGAGCTCATCGTCGACATGTACCAGCGGAAGTACCCGGAACACCGGTCCCTCCCGGGCCATCGATTCCAGGAAACCCCTGGCGATGATGCTACCAATTGA
- the manD gene encoding D-mannonate dehydratase ManD gives MSAKITKAEVFVTSPSRNFVTLRLTTDDGVVGIGDATLNGRELAVAAYLQEHVAQLMVGRDSRNIEDTWQFLYRSAYWRRGPVTMAAIAAVDMALWDIKGKMAGMPVYQLLGGASRTGCRAYGHASGTDTESLFDSIRYEMELGYKSIRVQTSVPGIEKLYGVAAQTQSSGERYDFEPANRGDWPVEEDWDTRAYLRHIPTVFEAVRNEFGPELPLLHDGHHRMTPREAAQLGKSLEPYDLYWLEDCTPAENQESLRYVRSQTTTPLAIGEVFNSIFDIKDLIQEQLIDYVRCASTHFGGISPLKKVMNFAEMYGIKSGFHGPTDVSPIGFAAQLHLGLSIHNYGLQEYMPHSDLTKQVFHESLTFEDGYLHPGDAPGLGVEFDPEAAEKFPYAQAYLPYNRLADGTVHNW, from the coding sequence ATGTCCGCCAAGATCACCAAGGCAGAGGTTTTCGTCACCTCCCCCTCCCGTAACTTCGTCACACTCCGCCTGACCACCGACGACGGTGTGGTCGGCATCGGCGACGCCACCCTCAACGGCCGCGAGCTCGCGGTGGCCGCCTACCTCCAGGAGCACGTCGCACAGCTCATGGTGGGCCGCGACTCCCGGAACATCGAGGACACCTGGCAGTTCCTGTACCGCTCGGCCTACTGGCGCCGTGGTCCGGTCACCATGGCCGCCATCGCCGCCGTCGACATGGCCCTGTGGGACATCAAGGGCAAGATGGCCGGCATGCCGGTCTACCAGCTGCTCGGTGGCGCCTCCCGCACCGGCTGCCGCGCCTACGGCCACGCCTCCGGCACCGACACCGAGTCCCTGTTCGACTCCATCCGCTACGAGATGGAGCTGGGATACAAGTCCATCCGCGTGCAGACCTCCGTGCCGGGCATCGAGAAGCTCTACGGCGTCGCCGCCCAGACGCAGTCCTCCGGCGAGCGTTATGACTTCGAGCCCGCCAACCGTGGCGACTGGCCCGTGGAGGAGGACTGGGACACCCGCGCCTACCTCCGCCACATCCCCACCGTCTTCGAGGCCGTGCGCAACGAGTTCGGCCCCGAGCTGCCGCTGCTGCACGACGGCCACCACCGCATGACCCCGCGCGAGGCCGCCCAGCTGGGCAAGTCCCTCGAGCCCTACGACCTGTACTGGCTCGAGGACTGCACGCCGGCCGAGAACCAGGAGAGCCTCCGCTACGTCCGCAGCCAGACCACCACCCCGCTGGCCATCGGCGAGGTCTTCAACTCGATCTTCGACATCAAGGACCTCATCCAGGAGCAGCTCATCGACTACGTCCGCTGCGCCTCCACCCACTTCGGCGGCATCTCCCCGCTGAAGAAGGTGATGAACTTCGCCGAGATGTACGGCATCAAGTCCGGCTTCCACGGCCCCACCGACGTCTCCCCGATCGGTTTCGCCGCCCAGCTGCACCTGGGCCTGTCCATCCACAACTACGGCCTGCAGGAGTACATGCCGCACTCCGACCTGACCAAGCAGGTCTTCCACGAGTCCCTGACCTTCGAGGACGGCTACCTCCACCCGGGCGACGCCCCGGGCCTGGGCGTCGAGTTCGACCCCGAGGCAGCCGAGAAGTTCCCCTACGCGCAGGCCTACCTGCCCTACAACCGGCTTGCCGACGGCACCGTCCACAACTGGTGA
- a CDS encoding gluconokinase, producing MPHHIVVMGVSGSGKTTVGHLLSEKLELPYRDGDDLHPQANIDKMAAGVPLTDEDRWPWLELVGRWLTDHPDGGIIGCSSLKRSYRDLIRAAAPDAKFVHVHGTRDVLDKRMTHRPGHFMPTSLLDSQLDTLEDLEPDEPGQVFDIADPADVLADKVIAWLA from the coding sequence ATGCCCCATCACATCGTGGTCATGGGGGTCTCCGGATCCGGCAAGACGACGGTCGGCCACCTCCTCTCCGAGAAGCTGGAACTGCCCTATCGTGACGGTGATGACCTGCACCCGCAGGCCAACATCGACAAGATGGCCGCAGGCGTCCCGCTCACCGACGAGGACCGCTGGCCCTGGCTCGAGCTCGTGGGCCGGTGGCTCACCGACCACCCCGACGGCGGCATCATCGGATGCTCCTCCCTGAAGCGCTCCTACCGCGACCTCATCCGGGCGGCCGCGCCCGACGCGAAGTTCGTGCACGTGCACGGCACCCGCGACGTGCTGGACAAGCGGATGACGCATCGCCCGGGCCACTTCATGCCGACCTCGCTCCTCGACTCCCAGCTCGACACCCTCGAGGATCTGGAACCCGACGAGCCCGGTCAGGTCTTCGACATCGCCGACCCGGCAGACGTGCTGGCCGACAAGGTCATCGCCTGGCTCGCCTAA